The proteins below are encoded in one region of Paenibacillus albus:
- a CDS encoding GntR family transcriptional regulator translates to MLKKQTPEPYARTPQTKDVLNKIRTDIILGVLTPDAHIVENQIAAELGVSRGPVRTALQNLEQEGLVRSLPNGRTVVVGFSLKAAEDTFDFRLMLEYKALELIIANEMADFYPLFSIIEQIRVIDARFQEDNESADDLVQAITAVDIQFHRSIMIMSENVPMLQAWNLMANTMYTALTISNRSNFSSFHEYFKDHKGFSDLIIQRNPIVLERIVEHISKAKRLVLERLKNR, encoded by the coding sequence ATGTTAAAGAAACAGACACCAGAACCCTATGCAAGAACTCCTCAAACCAAAGACGTGTTGAACAAAATTCGTACGGACATTATTTTAGGCGTGCTAACCCCTGATGCGCACATTGTGGAGAATCAAATCGCAGCAGAGCTCGGCGTCAGCCGCGGGCCCGTTCGAACCGCCTTGCAAAACCTGGAGCAGGAAGGTCTGGTACGCTCGCTGCCTAATGGCCGTACCGTTGTGGTTGGATTTTCTCTTAAAGCTGCCGAGGATACGTTCGATTTTCGTTTGATGCTTGAATACAAAGCACTGGAGCTAATCATTGCGAACGAGATGGCAGACTTCTATCCCCTGTTCTCCATCATCGAACAGATCCGTGTAATTGATGCAAGATTTCAAGAGGACAACGAGTCTGCCGATGACTTGGTCCAAGCCATTACTGCCGTCGATATTCAGTTTCACCGCAGCATTATGATCATGAGCGAGAACGTTCCGATGCTGCAAGCATGGAACTTAATGGCGAACACGATGTACACTGCTTTGACCATTTCTAATCGAAGCAATTTCAGCAGCTTTCACGAATACTTCAAAGATCACAAAGGCTTCTCCGATCTCATAATTCAACGTAACCCTATCGTACTCGAACGGATCGTGGAGCATATCTCGAAAGCCAAGAGGCTTGTACTTGAACGACTGAAGAATCGCTAA
- a CDS encoding SDR family NAD(P)-dependent oxidoreductase — protein sequence MRLLEGRIAVVTGGGNGIGAAIAIALAGEGAAIVIADIHMEGAHQVEERIRQAGGKCLAVHADVVKKADIERVFADTVREFGTVDILINNVGGTIRKAMVEFSEDEWDQIIDINLKSTFLCSQAAGKIMLKQKRGAIVNISSIHGLGGIPKRSPYATAKAAINSFTSTIGCEWAADGVRMNAIVPGYILTEGLAQTFRAGLLNQEDMVRRTPQGKLGTPEDIAEAALFLVSDKAKYITGTTLYVDGGYSAYHGPELQTSIKHQL from the coding sequence ATGAGATTACTTGAAGGTCGAATTGCGGTCGTCACAGGAGGCGGGAACGGAATAGGCGCGGCAATTGCTATAGCGCTTGCTGGGGAAGGTGCTGCCATCGTCATCGCTGACATTCATATGGAGGGCGCTCATCAAGTTGAGGAACGAATCAGACAAGCCGGTGGGAAATGTCTCGCCGTCCATGCGGATGTTGTTAAAAAAGCCGATATTGAACGCGTATTCGCCGATACGGTACGGGAGTTCGGCACGGTGGACATTCTCATCAACAATGTCGGAGGAACGATACGCAAGGCCATGGTCGAGTTCAGTGAAGATGAATGGGACCAAATTATCGATATCAATTTAAAAAGCACGTTCCTTTGCTCTCAAGCTGCCGGCAAAATAATGCTTAAGCAAAAACGCGGCGCCATCGTTAATATTTCTTCCATTCACGGATTAGGGGGAATTCCGAAACGGAGTCCTTATGCAACGGCAAAGGCAGCGATAAACAGCTTTACTAGTACGATCGGATGTGAATGGGCTGCGGACGGAGTTCGCATGAATGCAATTGTACCAGGCTATATCCTGACAGAAGGATTGGCGCAAACCTTCCGTGCAGGATTGCTCAACCAGGAGGATATGGTCAGACGTACTCCGCAAGGGAAGCTTGGAACGCCGGAAGACATTGCAGAAGCAGCCTTGTTTCTCGTGTCCGACAAAGCGAAATATATTACAGGCACGACTTTGTACGTGGATGGCGGTTATTCAGCGTATCATGGCCCAGAGCTGCAAACCTCCATTAAGCACCAGCTCTAA